From the genome of Deinococcus sp. AJ005, one region includes:
- a CDS encoding DedA family protein has product MVEWIQNLMDSLGYLGIVLLMVLENVFPPIPSELILPSAGFAASRGDLSFLGVVLAGTLGSVLGTLPLYYIGRVFSEERLVAWADRHGRWLGLRGRDIRKADEWFDRHGPKAVLFGRMVPGIRSLLNLPAGMSGMALPTFVLYSAIGSALWAALLTGAGYLLGDHYEKVGEYMAPASKTILAALLIAAAVWFVRRRQAARSAAQPERPASLKEG; this is encoded by the coding sequence ATGGTGGAGTGGATTCAGAATCTGATGGACAGCCTGGGTTACCTGGGCATCGTGCTGTTGATGGTGCTGGAGAACGTGTTTCCGCCGATTCCCAGCGAGCTGATCCTGCCCTCGGCGGGTTTCGCGGCCTCGCGCGGTGACCTCAGTTTCCTGGGTGTGGTGCTAGCGGGAACGCTGGGCAGCGTTCTGGGTACCCTGCCGCTGTACTACATCGGGCGGGTCTTCAGTGAGGAACGGCTGGTGGCCTGGGCCGACAGGCACGGCAGATGGCTGGGCCTGCGTGGCAGGGACATTCGCAAGGCCGACGAGTGGTTCGACAGACACGGCCCGAAAGCAGTGCTGTTCGGGCGCATGGTCCCCGGCATCCGCAGCCTGCTGAACCTCCCGGCAGGCATGAGCGGTATGGCGCTGCCCACTTTTGTGCTGTACAGCGCTATCGGCTCGGCGCTGTGGGCCGCCCTGCTGACCGGCGCGGGCTACCTGCTGGGAGACCATTACGAGAAGGTGGGCGAGTACATGGCCCCGGCCTCCAAGACCATCCTGGCAGCGCTGCTGATCGCCGCCGCCGTGTGGTTCGTGCGGCGTAGGCAGGCGGCCCGCAGCGCCGCGCAGCCGGAGCGTCCCGCGTCCCTGAAAGAAGGGTAA
- a CDS encoding adenine phosphoribosyltransferase: MTQARQEVTVKIGGVTRTLPSARAGGMGRVPLVEFIGDSEFTKAVAEEMVVMIPPGTEVLLTVVTNALPLAHELSHLSGLPYECVRKKRRPYMQDPIIQDAPSMTLGVAETFWLDSPHAARLKGKKVAIVQDVISSGGTAQTLARIVERSGGTVSGYLAAFRQGESALSLPFKYLEKLPAHI; encoded by the coding sequence ATGACCCAGGCCAGACAGGAAGTGACGGTGAAGATCGGCGGTGTGACGCGCACCCTGCCCAGCGCGCGGGCGGGCGGCATGGGCCGCGTGCCACTGGTGGAATTTATCGGCGACAGCGAATTTACCAAGGCGGTGGCCGAGGAAATGGTGGTCATGATCCCGCCCGGCACCGAGGTGCTGCTCACCGTGGTGACCAACGCGCTGCCGCTGGCCCACGAGCTGAGCCACCTGAGCGGCCTGCCCTATGAATGCGTGCGAAAAAAGCGCCGCCCCTATATGCAGGACCCGATCATTCAGGACGCCCCCAGCATGACCCTGGGCGTGGCCGAGACCTTCTGGCTGGACAGTCCGCACGCCGCCCGCCTGAAGGGCAAGAAAGTGGCCATCGTGCAGGACGTGATTTCCAGCGGCGGCACCGCCCAGACGCTGGCCCGCATCGTCGAACGCTCGGGCGGTACCGTCAGCGGCTATCTGGCCGCCTTCCGGCAGGGCGAGAGCGCGCTGAGCCTGCCTTTCAAGTACCTGGAAAAGCTGCCCGCCCACATCTGA
- a CDS encoding phosphoribosyltransferase family protein: protein MKTHTVQVGDVTRELPIVEVAPGVHVALFNMLGDTEVTEAAGIELAKLLPADIDVLVTPEVKALSLAHVISRETGKPYIVIRKTQKPYMVDPVAREVVSITTGIPQLLVLDGFDVPKIRGRKVAIVDDVVSSGGTLHSLRQIIDEVGGEVAAVLAVFTEGEERPEVTALGHLPLFPSE from the coding sequence GTGAAGACGCACACCGTACAGGTCGGGGACGTGACCCGTGAACTGCCCATCGTAGAGGTCGCTCCCGGCGTCCATGTGGCGCTGTTCAACATGCTGGGCGATACCGAGGTCACCGAGGCTGCCGGAATCGAACTGGCCAAGCTGCTGCCCGCAGACATTGACGTGCTGGTCACGCCGGAGGTCAAGGCGCTGTCGTTGGCGCATGTCATCAGCCGCGAGACGGGCAAGCCGTACATCGTGATCCGCAAGACCCAGAAGCCGTACATGGTGGACCCGGTGGCGCGCGAGGTGGTCAGCATCACCACCGGCATTCCGCAGTTGCTGGTGCTGGACGGCTTCGACGTGCCCAAGATCCGGGGCCGCAAGGTGGCCATCGTGGACGACGTGGTGTCCAGCGGCGGCACGCTGCACTCGCTGCGCCAGATCATCGATGAGGTGGGCGGCGAGGTGGCCGCCGTGCTGGCCGTCTTTACCGAGGGCGAGGAGCGCCCAGAGGTCACGGCGCTGGGCCACCTGCCGCTGTTTCCGTCCGAGTGA
- a CDS encoding DUF4395 domain-containing protein, with product MITSSPTRVPVTPAQTDLSALKFNQYSVIGVTLLALISGLSVLTLLLGAAMLLGAVYPDLSPLRAAYRMFGQRLGLRPEVVEEDPRAHHFAQGVGGVFLLASSLSGLAGLPLLGLGLGLMVIALASLNLSQKICVGCLMYFQYRRLRYTVLSR from the coding sequence ATGATTACCTCGTCCCCCACCCGCGTCCCAGTCACGCCTGCCCAGACGGACCTGAGTGCGCTGAAATTCAACCAGTACAGCGTGATCGGTGTGACGCTGCTGGCCCTGATTTCCGGCCTGAGCGTGCTGACGCTGCTGCTGGGTGCGGCCATGTTGCTGGGGGCCGTGTACCCAGACCTCTCGCCGCTGCGGGCGGCCTACCGAATGTTCGGGCAGCGGCTGGGACTGCGGCCCGAAGTCGTCGAGGAAGACCCCCGCGCCCATCACTTCGCGCAGGGCGTGGGCGGCGTGTTTCTGCTGGCCTCCAGCCTGAGTGGGCTGGCCGGACTGCCGCTGCTGGGCCTGGGCCTGGGCCTGATGGTCATTGCCCTGGCGAGCCTGAACCTGAGCCAGAAGATCTGTGTGGGTTGCCTGATGTACTTCCAGTACCGCCGCCTGCGCTACACCGTCCTGAGCCGCTAA